In Streptomyces sp. NBC_00704, a genomic segment contains:
- a CDS encoding thiazole synthase produces MADDSFGLGGLTFSSRLIMGTGGAPSLDVLERALVASGTELTTVAMRRVDPTVHGSVLSVLERLGIRVLPNTAGCFTAGEAVLTARLAREALGTDLVKLEVIADERTLLPDPVELLDAAETLVDDGFTVLPYTNDDPVLARRLEDVGCAAVMPLGSPIGSGLGIRNPHNFQLIVEHARVPVILDAGAGTASDVALAMELGCAGVMLASAVTRARDPERMACAMRAGVEAGRLARLAGRIPRRWFAQASSPAEGMAALDPERPAF; encoded by the coding sequence ATGGCCGACGACTCCTTCGGCCTCGGAGGGCTCACGTTCTCCTCGCGGCTGATCATGGGCACCGGCGGCGCGCCCAGCCTGGACGTGCTGGAACGCGCGCTGGTCGCGTCCGGCACCGAGCTGACCACGGTCGCGATGCGCCGGGTGGACCCCACGGTGCACGGCTCGGTGCTGTCGGTGCTGGAGCGGCTGGGCATCCGGGTGCTGCCGAACACGGCGGGGTGCTTCACGGCCGGCGAGGCCGTGCTGACCGCGCGGCTGGCCAGGGAGGCGCTCGGCACGGATCTGGTCAAGCTGGAGGTCATCGCCGACGAGCGGACGCTGCTGCCGGATCCGGTCGAGCTGCTGGACGCGGCGGAGACGCTGGTGGACGACGGCTTCACCGTGCTGCCCTACACCAACGACGATCCGGTGCTGGCGCGCAGGCTGGAGGACGTCGGCTGCGCCGCGGTCATGCCGCTGGGCTCCCCGATCGGCTCCGGCCTGGGCATCCGCAACCCGCACAACTTCCAGCTGATCGTCGAGCACGCGCGGGTGCCGGTGATCCTGGACGCGGGCGCCGGCACGGCGTCCGACGTGGCGCTGGCGATGGAGCTGGGGTGCGCGGGGGTGATGCTGGCGTCGGCGGTGACGCGCGCGCGGGATCCGGAACGGATGGCGTGCGCCATGCGGGCCGGCGTCGAGGCGGGGCGGCTGGCCCGGCTGGCGGGCCGTATCCCGCGCCGCTGGTTCGCGCAGGCCTCGTCGCCCGCCGAGGGCATGGCCGCGCTGGATCCGGAGCGTCCCGCCTTCTGA
- the pknB gene encoding Stk1 family PASTA domain-containing Ser/Thr kinase, with translation MDTTLQDPLVGQVLDGRYRVEARIAVGGMATVYRAVDTRLDRVLALKVMHPALAADGAFVERFIREAKSVARLAHPNVVQVFDQGADGSYVYLAMEYIAGCTLRDVLRERGALQPRAALDILEPVLAALGAAHRAGFVHRDMKPENVLIGDDGRVKVADFGLVRSVDTVTSTTGAVLGTVAYLAPEQIEQPGAADPRVDVYACGVVLYEMLTGEKPHDGDSPAIVLYKHLHEDVPPPSAVVPGLPPVLDELVAAATARTTGVRPPDAVALLAKAREARGALSEEQLDALPPQAVSAAHDGAEDRTSVIPRSLTVPRPLPVDGDDEAGAEVHRTSRFHSPPPLPPRRRFGRPRRGVLALVTAVLLVLGVGAGVWYINSGQFTKVPAVLTQKEAEARQRLEAAGLKVGKVEHRHSDTVARGTVLGTDPGPGARIRKHDAVTLTVSDGPEMVKVPDVRGARLKKAEASLREGGLEPGLVTEEFSDDVEQGAVIGTDPEAGVQRRAGTAVSIVVSKGSPVDVPDVTGEDLKDARAELQEAGLKVKIAPQQVNSEFDKGKVAAQTPKEGGRLAVGATVTLTLSKGPEMIEVPDVVGESVDDAKSLLEQSGFEVKEDRGLLGLFGDTVKKQSVEAGDKAPKGSTITITIR, from the coding sequence GTGGACACGACCCTTCAGGACCCTCTGGTCGGGCAGGTGCTCGACGGCCGCTATCGCGTCGAGGCGCGGATCGCGGTCGGCGGGATGGCCACGGTCTACCGGGCCGTGGACACCCGCCTCGACCGCGTGCTCGCGCTCAAGGTGATGCATCCGGCGCTCGCCGCCGACGGCGCGTTCGTCGAGCGGTTCATCCGGGAGGCGAAGTCCGTCGCCCGGCTCGCCCACCCCAACGTCGTGCAGGTCTTCGACCAGGGCGCGGACGGGTCGTACGTCTATCTCGCCATGGAGTACATCGCCGGCTGCACGCTGCGTGACGTGCTGCGCGAGCGCGGCGCGCTTCAGCCGAGGGCCGCGCTCGACATCCTGGAGCCCGTGCTCGCGGCGCTGGGCGCCGCGCACCGGGCCGGGTTCGTGCACCGGGACATGAAGCCCGAGAACGTGCTGATAGGGGACGACGGGCGGGTCAAGGTCGCCGACTTCGGGCTCGTGCGGTCCGTGGACACCGTCACCAGCACCACCGGCGCGGTGCTGGGCACCGTCGCCTACCTCGCCCCCGAGCAGATCGAGCAGCCCGGCGCGGCCGACCCCCGGGTCGACGTCTACGCGTGCGGGGTCGTGCTGTACGAGATGCTCACCGGCGAGAAGCCGCACGACGGGGACTCCCCCGCGATCGTGCTCTACAAGCACCTGCACGAGGACGTCCCGCCGCCGTCGGCCGTGGTCCCGGGCCTGCCGCCCGTCCTGGACGAACTGGTCGCCGCCGCCACCGCCCGCACCACCGGCGTCCGGCCGCCGGACGCGGTCGCGCTGCTCGCAAAGGCGCGGGAGGCGCGCGGCGCGCTCAGCGAGGAGCAGCTGGACGCGCTGCCCCCGCAGGCGGTCTCCGCCGCGCACGACGGCGCCGAGGACCGCACCAGCGTGATCCCGCGTTCGCTCACGGTGCCCCGGCCGCTGCCGGTGGACGGAGACGACGAGGCCGGGGCCGAGGTGCACCGCACCTCACGCTTCCACAGCCCGCCGCCCCTGCCGCCGAGGCGCCGTTTCGGGCGGCCCCGGCGCGGGGTGCTCGCGCTCGTCACCGCCGTGCTGCTGGTGCTGGGCGTGGGCGCGGGCGTCTGGTACATCAACTCCGGCCAGTTCACGAAGGTCCCGGCGGTGCTGACGCAGAAGGAGGCCGAGGCCCGGCAGCGGCTGGAGGCGGCCGGGCTGAAGGTGGGCAAGGTCGAGCACCGGCACAGCGACACCGTCGCGCGCGGCACGGTCCTGGGCACCGACCCCGGGCCGGGCGCCCGGATCCGCAAGCACGACGCGGTGACGCTGACCGTGTCCGACGGCCCCGAGATGGTGAAGGTGCCGGACGTGCGGGGCGCGCGGCTGAAGAAGGCCGAGGCGTCGCTCAGGGAGGGCGGCCTGGAACCGGGCCTGGTCACCGAGGAGTTCAGCGACGACGTCGAGCAGGGCGCGGTGATCGGCACCGATCCCGAGGCGGGCGTTCAGCGCCGCGCGGGCACCGCGGTGTCGATCGTCGTGAGCAAGGGCAGCCCGGTCGACGTCCCCGACGTCACCGGCGAGGACCTGAAAGACGCCCGTGCCGAGTTGCAGGAGGCCGGTCTGAAGGTGAAGATCGCCCCGCAGCAGGTCAACTCCGAGTTCGACAAGGGGAAGGTCGCGGCGCAGACGCCCAAGGAGGGCGGACGGCTCGCCGTCGGCGCCACGGTGACGCTGACGCTGTCGAAGGGACCGGAGATGATCGAGGTCCCGGACGTCGTGGGCGAGAGCGTCGACGACGCCAAGTCGCTCCTGGAGCAGTCCGGGTTCGAGGTCAAGGAGGACCGGGGACTGCTCGGCCTGTTCGGCGACACGGTGAAGAAGCAGTCGGTGGAGGCGGGCGACAAGGCCCCCAAGGGGTCGACGATCACCATCACCATCCGGTGA
- a CDS encoding deoxyribonuclease IV, whose translation MPVAGGLHDVGMSYARDLRAEAVQVFVANPRGWATPAGNPRQDEAFRERCAAEAIPAYVHAPYLINFGSHTEATVERSVESMRHSLRRGRAIGALGVVVHTGSATGGRDRSVALKQVREHLLPLLDELTHDDDPFLLLESTAGQGSSLCSRTWDFGPYFEALDAHPKLGVCLDTCHVFAAGHDLTGPVGMHQTLDLLVETVGEGRLRLIHANDSKDVAGAHKDRHESIGSGHIGEDPFRALMTHPATAGVPLVIETPGGKEGHAADVERLKKLRDG comes from the coding sequence GTGCCCGTGGCCGGCGGTCTGCACGACGTGGGCATGTCGTACGCGCGCGATCTGCGGGCCGAGGCGGTCCAGGTGTTCGTCGCCAACCCGCGCGGCTGGGCCACGCCCGCAGGGAACCCGCGTCAGGACGAGGCCTTCCGGGAGCGGTGCGCGGCGGAGGCGATACCGGCCTACGTGCACGCGCCGTACCTGATCAACTTCGGCTCGCACACCGAGGCGACCGTGGAGCGGTCGGTGGAGTCGATGCGGCATTCGCTGCGGCGCGGCCGGGCGATCGGCGCCCTGGGCGTGGTCGTGCACACGGGCAGCGCGACGGGCGGGCGCGACCGGTCGGTGGCGCTGAAGCAGGTGCGCGAGCATCTGCTGCCGCTGCTGGACGAGCTGACCCATGACGACGACCCGTTCCTGCTGCTGGAGTCCACCGCCGGGCAGGGCTCCTCGCTCTGCTCCCGGACCTGGGACTTCGGGCCGTACTTCGAGGCGCTGGACGCCCACCCCAAACTGGGCGTCTGCCTCGACACCTGCCACGTCTTCGCGGCCGGGCACGACCTGACGGGTCCGGTCGGCATGCACCAGACGCTCGACCTGCTGGTGGAGACGGTGGGCGAGGGCCGGCTGAGGCTGATCCACGCCAACGACTCCAAGGACGTGGCCGGCGCCCACAAGGACCGGCACGAGAGCATCGGCTCGGGTCACATCGGCGAGGACCCGTTCCGGGCGCTGATGACGCACCCGGCGACCGCGGGCGTCCCGCTGGTCATCGAGACGCCCGGCGGCAAGGAGGGCCATGCGGCGGACGTGGAGCGGCTGAAGAAGCTCCGGGACGGCTGA
- a CDS encoding sulfite oxidase-like oxidoreductase, whose translation MGHPVERESGEEAVSELPPGQRLQRGWPVTHYGPVPKFRPERWDFRVFGATADGEKHSWNHDEFAALPYASVVADLHCVTKFSMLGAEWGGIPARTVLDIAPPAPGVTHVMVWAEYGFSSNLRLADFAAERTIFATHKDGELLTAEHGFPLRLVVPHLYAWKGPKWVRGVEYMTADRRGFWEERGYHNVGDPWREQRYSYQEEPGDGPEL comes from the coding sequence ATGGGTCATCCGGTGGAGCGCGAGTCTGGAGAAGAAGCGGTGTCCGAGCTCCCGCCGGGACAGCGACTTCAGCGCGGCTGGCCCGTCACCCACTACGGTCCCGTCCCCAAGTTCCGGCCCGAACGCTGGGACTTCCGGGTCTTCGGCGCCACCGCCGACGGTGAGAAGCACTCCTGGAACCACGACGAGTTCGCCGCCCTCCCGTACGCCTCCGTCGTCGCCGACCTGCACTGCGTGACGAAGTTCAGCATGCTCGGCGCCGAATGGGGCGGGATCCCGGCCCGCACGGTCCTCGACATCGCGCCGCCCGCCCCCGGCGTCACCCATGTGATGGTGTGGGCCGAGTACGGCTTCAGCTCGAACCTGCGCCTGGCCGACTTCGCCGCCGAGCGCACGATCTTCGCCACCCACAAGGACGGCGAGCTGCTCACGGCGGAACACGGCTTCCCCCTCCGGCTCGTCGTCCCGCACCTCTACGCCTGGAAGGGCCCCAAGTGGGTCCGGGGCGTCGAGTACATGACGGCCGACCGGCGCGGCTTCTGGGAGGAGCGCGGCTACCACAACGTCGGCGACCCCTGGCGGGAACAGCGCTACTCCTACCAGGAGGAGCCGGGGGACGGCCCCGAGCTGTGA
- the bfr gene encoding bacterioferritin: MQGDPEVIEFLNEQLTGELTAINQYFLHAKMQENFGWTKLAKYTRHESFDEMKHAEVLTDRILFLDGLPNYQRLFHVRVGQTVKEMFEADRQVEVEAIDRLRRGIRVMREKGDITSANIFESILADEEHHIDYLDTQLELVEKLGEALYLAQLIEQPES, from the coding sequence ATGCAGGGCGACCCCGAGGTCATCGAGTTCCTCAACGAGCAGCTCACCGGCGAGCTCACCGCCATCAACCAGTACTTCCTCCACGCCAAGATGCAGGAGAACTTCGGCTGGACGAAGCTCGCGAAGTACACGCGCCACGAGTCGTTCGACGAGATGAAGCACGCCGAGGTGCTCACCGACCGGATCCTCTTCCTGGACGGCCTGCCGAACTACCAGCGGCTGTTCCACGTACGGGTCGGCCAGACGGTGAAGGAGATGTTCGAGGCCGACCGGCAGGTCGAGGTCGAGGCGATCGACCGCCTCCGGCGCGGCATCCGGGTGATGCGCGAGAAGGGCGACATCACCTCAGCGAACATCTTCGAGTCGATCCTCGCGGACGAGGAGCACCACATCGACTACCTCGACACCCAGCTGGAGCTGGTGGAGAAGCTCGGTGAGGCCCTGTACCTCGCGCAGCTGATCGAACAGCCGGAGAGCTGA
- a CDS encoding (2Fe-2S)-binding protein: MNRVYVCNCFGVTEAQVQRHVDDGACTPRQIASACKAGTDCGSCVRRIQAMLGRGACSRGDLADRVAPAVAERGTSSVAAGFEGAAAA; this comes from the coding sequence GTGAACCGCGTGTACGTCTGCAACTGCTTCGGCGTGACCGAGGCGCAGGTCCAGCGGCACGTGGACGACGGGGCGTGCACCCCCCGCCAGATCGCCTCCGCCTGCAAGGCCGGCACCGACTGCGGCTCCTGCGTCCGCCGGATCCAGGCCATGCTCGGCAGGGGAGCCTGCTCGCGCGGCGACCTCGCCGACCGCGTCGCACCGGCCGTCGCGGAACGGGGAACCTCGTCCGTCGCCGCCGGGTTCGAGGGCGCGGCCGCGGCCTGA
- a CDS encoding class II 3-deoxy-7-phosphoheptulonate synthase — translation MTVNAKTSASAGNTWRDLPAAQQPEYPDTEALRAVIADLESYPPLVFAGECDQLRARLAAVAKGEAFLLQGGDCAEAFDAVSADHIRNKLKTLLQMGAVLTYAASVPVVKVGRIAGQYSKPRSKSTETRDGVTLPTYRGDSVNGFDFDEKSRVPDPERLKRMYNASASTLNLVRAFTTGGYADLRQVHAWNQDFVKSSPSGQRYEQLAREIDQALNFMHACGADPEEFKTVEFYASHEALLLDYESALTRVDSRTGLLYDVSAHMVWVGERTRQLDHAHIEFASKIRNPIGVKLGPTTTAEEALQYIERLDPDREPGRLTFIVRMGADKVRDKLPELVEKVTASGATVVWITDPMHGNTYEAASGHKTRRFDDVLDEVKGFFEVHKGLGTHPGGIHVELTGDDVTECVGGGDEIFVDDLHQRYETACDPRLNRSQSLDLAFLVAEMYRDQ, via the coding sequence GTGACCGTGAACGCTAAGACCAGCGCCAGCGCTGGCAACACCTGGCGAGACCTGCCCGCGGCGCAGCAGCCCGAGTACCCCGACACCGAGGCTCTGCGCGCAGTGATCGCGGACCTCGAGTCGTATCCGCCGCTCGTCTTCGCGGGCGAGTGCGACCAGCTGCGCGCCCGGTTGGCGGCCGTCGCCAAGGGAGAGGCGTTCCTCCTCCAGGGCGGCGACTGCGCCGAGGCTTTCGACGCGGTGTCGGCCGACCACATCCGCAACAAGCTCAAGACGCTGCTCCAGATGGGCGCCGTGCTGACGTACGCGGCCTCGGTGCCGGTCGTCAAGGTCGGCCGCATCGCGGGCCAGTACTCCAAGCCGCGCTCCAAGAGCACGGAGACGCGCGACGGCGTGACCCTGCCGACGTACCGGGGCGACTCGGTCAACGGCTTCGACTTCGACGAGAAGTCGCGCGTCCCGGACCCCGAGCGGCTCAAGCGGATGTACAACGCGTCCGCGTCGACGCTCAACCTGGTGCGTGCGTTCACCACCGGCGGCTACGCCGACCTGCGGCAGGTGCACGCCTGGAACCAGGACTTCGTGAAGTCGTCGCCGTCGGGCCAGCGCTATGAGCAGCTCGCCCGTGAGATCGACCAGGCGCTGAACTTCATGCACGCGTGCGGGGCCGACCCGGAGGAGTTCAAGACCGTCGAGTTCTACGCCTCGCACGAGGCGCTGCTGCTCGACTACGAGTCCGCGCTCACCCGCGTCGACTCCCGCACCGGGCTGCTGTACGACGTGTCGGCGCACATGGTGTGGGTCGGCGAGCGCACCCGGCAGCTGGACCACGCGCACATCGAGTTCGCCTCGAAGATCCGCAACCCGATCGGCGTCAAGCTCGGCCCGACGACGACGGCCGAGGAGGCGCTTCAGTACATCGAGCGCCTCGACCCCGACCGCGAGCCCGGCCGGCTGACCTTCATCGTCCGCATGGGCGCCGACAAGGTCCGCGACAAGCTGCCCGAGCTGGTCGAGAAGGTCACCGCCTCGGGCGCGACCGTGGTCTGGATCACCGACCCGATGCACGGCAACACCTACGAGGCGGCCTCGGGCCACAAGACCCGCCGTTTCGACGACGTGCTCGACGAGGTCAAGGGCTTCTTCGAGGTCCACAAGGGCCTCGGCACCCACCCGGGCGGCATCCACGTCGAGCTGACCGGCGACGACGTCACCGAGTGCGTGGGCGGCGGCGACGAGATCTTCGTCGACGACCTGCACCAGCGCTACGAGACGGCCTGCGACCCGCGGCTGAACCGCAGCCAGTCCCTGGACCTGGCGTTCCTGGTGGCGGAGATGTACCGCGACCAGTAG
- a CDS encoding trp operon leader peptide — MFALSTQNWWWTAPPAAR, encoded by the coding sequence ATGTTCGCGCTTTCGACCCAGAACTGGTGGTGGACCGCTCCTCCGGCGGCCCGCTGA
- a CDS encoding anthranilate synthase family protein gives MHLLDLLTDPRPFALLRRRTPGRDENVVELLLGPVAVHEKLADLPDEGLALVPFRQIRERGFEVRDDGTPLSVLVPEERHEIPLPTALDQLPAHRVDVEGGGFDVDDDEYAEIVARVLRDEIGRGEGANFVIRRTYRGEIPGFSRADALALFRRLLAGERGAYWTFVVHTGDRTLVGASPEVHVRMSGGTVVMNPISGTYRYPAGGPTPELLLDFLADGKEIEELSMVVDEELKMMCTVGDMGGVVVGPRLKEMAHLAHTEYELRGKSSLDAREVLRETLFAATVTGSPVQNACRVIERHEAGGRGYYAGALALLGRDAGGAQTLDSPILIRTADIDAAGGLRVPVGATLVRGSDPAGEVAETHAKAAGVLAALGVRPRRPGGEDARPRLADDPRVRAALDGRRASLAPFWLRMQERTGELTGHALVVDAEDTFTAMLGHVLRSAGLDVSVLRHDDAGVPDAVRAHAGPVVLGPGPGDPSDPRDPKMRFLRELTARLLREHRHGVLGVCLGHELIAAELGLDIVRKEVPYQGAQTEVDLFGRPETVGFYNSFAARCDDEEARGLAARGVEVSRAPNGEVHALRGPGFAGVQFHPESVLTLNGAALVREAVARLRATRLDA, from the coding sequence ATGCATCTGCTCGACCTGCTCACCGACCCCCGCCCGTTCGCCCTGCTGCGCCGCCGTACGCCGGGCCGCGACGAGAACGTCGTGGAGCTGCTCCTCGGCCCGGTCGCCGTCCACGAGAAGCTGGCCGACCTGCCCGACGAGGGGCTGGCGCTCGTCCCGTTCCGGCAGATCCGCGAGCGCGGCTTCGAGGTGCGCGACGACGGCACCCCGCTGAGCGTGCTGGTCCCGGAGGAACGGCACGAGATCCCCCTGCCGACGGCGCTCGACCAGCTGCCCGCGCACCGGGTCGACGTCGAGGGCGGCGGCTTCGACGTGGACGACGACGAGTACGCGGAGATCGTCGCGCGGGTGCTGCGGGACGAGATCGGCCGCGGCGAGGGCGCGAACTTCGTGATCCGGCGCACGTACCGGGGCGAGATCCCCGGATTCTCCCGGGCCGACGCCCTGGCCCTGTTCCGGCGGCTCCTGGCGGGCGAGCGCGGCGCGTACTGGACCTTCGTGGTGCACACCGGGGACCGGACGCTGGTGGGGGCGAGCCCCGAGGTGCACGTGCGGATGTCCGGCGGCACGGTCGTCATGAACCCGATCAGCGGGACGTACCGGTATCCCGCCGGGGGGCCGACGCCGGAGCTGCTGCTGGACTTCCTCGCCGACGGCAAGGAGATCGAGGAGCTGTCGATGGTCGTCGACGAGGAGCTCAAGATGATGTGCACCGTCGGCGACATGGGCGGGGTGGTGGTCGGGCCGCGGCTGAAGGAGATGGCGCACCTCGCGCACACCGAGTACGAGCTGCGCGGGAAGTCCTCGCTGGACGCGCGCGAGGTGCTCAGGGAGACCCTGTTCGCGGCGACCGTGACCGGCTCGCCGGTGCAGAACGCCTGCCGGGTCATCGAGCGGCACGAGGCCGGCGGGCGCGGGTACTACGCGGGCGCGCTGGCCCTGCTGGGCCGGGACGCCGGCGGGGCGCAGACCCTCGACTCCCCCATCCTCATCCGCACCGCCGACATCGACGCGGCCGGCGGGCTGCGGGTGCCGGTCGGGGCCACGCTGGTGCGCGGGTCGGACCCGGCGGGCGAGGTCGCCGAGACGCACGCCAAGGCCGCGGGGGTGCTGGCGGCGCTGGGGGTACGCCCCCGGCGGCCGGGCGGGGAGGACGCGCGGCCGCGGCTCGCCGACGACCCCCGGGTGCGGGCCGCGCTCGACGGGCGGCGGGCCTCGCTCGCGCCGTTCTGGCTGCGGATGCAGGAGCGGACCGGCGAGCTGACCGGGCACGCGCTCGTCGTCGACGCCGAGGACACCTTCACGGCGATGCTCGGGCACGTGCTGCGCTCCGCCGGACTCGACGTGAGCGTGCTGCGCCACGACGACGCCGGCGTGCCGGACGCGGTGCGCGCGCACGCGGGGCCGGTGGTGCTGGGCCCCGGCCCCGGCGACCCGTCCGACCCGCGGGACCCGAAGATGCGGTTCCTGCGGGAGCTGACCGCCCGGCTGCTGCGCGAGCACCGCCACGGGGTGCTCGGCGTCTGCCTCGGGCACGAGCTGATCGCGGCCGAACTGGGGCTCGACATCGTCCGCAAGGAGGTGCCGTACCAGGGTGCGCAGACGGAGGTCGACCTGTTCGGACGGCCCGAGACCGTCGGCTTCTACAACAGCTTCGCGGCGCGGTGCGACGACGAGGAGGCGCGCGGGCTCGCGGCACGCGGGGTGGAGGTGAGCCGGGCACCGAACGGGGAGGTGCACGCCCTGCGGGGGCCCGGGTTCGCCGGCGTGCAGTTCCATCCGGAGTCGGTGCTGACGCTGAACGGCGCGGCCCTGGTGCGGGAGGCGGTCGCCCGCCTCCGAGCGACCCGCCTGGACGCGTAG
- a CDS encoding 6-phosphofructokinase, protein MRVGVLTGGGDCPGLNAVIRAVVRKGVQEYGHEFIGFRDGWRGPLEGRSVPLGIPAVRGILPRGGTVLGSSRTNPLKEEDGVRRIKDTLARQGVDALVTIGGEDTLGVAARLSDEFGVPCVGVPKTIDNDLSATDYTFGFDTAVGIATEAIDRLHTTAESHMRVLVVEVMGRHAGWIALHSGLAGGANVILIPEQRFDIEQVCAWVASRFRSSYAPIVVVAEGAMPRDGDAVLKDGSLDSFGHVRLSGVGEWLAKEIERRTGNEARTTVLGHVQRGGTPSAFDRWLATRFGLHAVDAVHEGDFGKMVALRGTDIVRVPIAEATARLKTVDPALYAEAGVFFG, encoded by the coding sequence ATGCGCGTCGGAGTACTGACCGGAGGCGGGGACTGCCCCGGCCTCAACGCCGTCATCAGGGCGGTCGTCCGCAAGGGCGTCCAGGAGTACGGCCATGAGTTCATCGGCTTCCGGGACGGCTGGCGCGGTCCCCTGGAAGGAAGGTCGGTCCCGCTCGGCATCCCCGCCGTGCGCGGCATCCTCCCGCGCGGCGGCACCGTCCTCGGATCCTCGCGGACCAACCCCCTCAAGGAGGAGGACGGCGTCCGCCGCATCAAGGACACCCTCGCGCGGCAGGGGGTGGACGCGCTCGTCACGATCGGCGGCGAGGACACCCTGGGCGTCGCCGCCCGGCTGTCCGACGAGTTCGGGGTGCCCTGCGTCGGCGTCCCGAAGACCATCGACAACGACCTGTCCGCCACCGACTACACCTTCGGCTTCGACACCGCCGTCGGCATCGCCACCGAGGCCATCGACCGGCTGCACACCACCGCCGAGTCCCACATGCGGGTCCTCGTCGTCGAGGTGATGGGCCGTCACGCGGGCTGGATCGCCCTGCACTCCGGCCTGGCGGGCGGCGCCAACGTCATCCTCATCCCCGAGCAGCGCTTCGACATCGAGCAGGTGTGCGCCTGGGTGGCCTCCCGCTTCCGGTCCTCCTACGCCCCGATCGTCGTGGTCGCCGAGGGCGCGATGCCCCGGGACGGCGACGCGGTGCTGAAGGACGGCTCGCTGGACTCCTTCGGGCACGTGCGGCTGTCCGGCGTCGGCGAGTGGCTCGCCAAGGAGATCGAGCGGCGCACCGGCAACGAGGCCCGCACGACGGTCCTCGGCCATGTCCAGCGCGGGGGCACCCCGAGCGCGTTCGACCGCTGGCTCGCCACCCGCTTCGGCCTGCACGCCGTCGACGCCGTCCACGAGGGCGACTTCGGGAAGATGGTCGCCCTGCGCGGCACGGACATCGTCCGCGTGCCGATCGCGGAGGCGACGGCCCGGCTCAAGACCGTCGACCCCGCGCTGTACGCGGAGGCGGGGGTGTTCTTCGGCTGA
- a CDS encoding response regulator transcription factor — translation MSGRQDPIRVMVVDDHPMWRDAVARDLAESGLDVVATAGDGEQAVRRARATTPDVLVLDLNLPVKPGVQVCKEVVAADPALRVLVLSASGEHADVLEAVKSGATGYLLKSASTEELLDAVRRTAAGDPVFTPGLAGLVLGEYRRLASDPGPATGGDEPDAPRLTDRETEVLRLVAKGLSYKQIAERLVISHRTVQNHVQNTLGKLQLHNRVELVRYAIERGLDDE, via the coding sequence ATGAGCGGGAGACAGGATCCGATCAGGGTCATGGTGGTCGACGACCACCCGATGTGGCGCGACGCGGTCGCCCGGGACCTGGCGGAGTCGGGCCTGGACGTGGTCGCCACCGCCGGCGACGGCGAGCAGGCGGTGCGCCGCGCCAGGGCCACCACGCCCGACGTGCTCGTGCTGGACCTGAACCTGCCCGTGAAGCCGGGCGTCCAGGTGTGCAAGGAGGTCGTCGCCGCCGACCCCGCCCTGCGGGTGCTCGTGCTGTCGGCGAGCGGCGAGCACGCCGACGTCCTGGAGGCGGTGAAGTCGGGCGCGACCGGTTACCTGCTGAAGTCGGCGTCCACGGAGGAGTTGCTGGACGCGGTGCGCAGGACGGCCGCCGGCGACCCGGTGTTCACGCCCGGTCTCGCCGGACTGGTCCTGGGCGAGTACCGGCGGCTCGCCTCCGACCCGGGGCCGGCCACCGGTGGCGACGAGCCGGACGCGCCCCGGCTGACGGACCGGGAGACGGAGGTGCTGCGCCTGGTCGCCAAGGGTCTGAGCTACAAGCAGATCGCCGAACGCCTCGTCATCTCCCACCGCACCGTGCAGAACCACGTCCAGAACACCCTCGGCAAGCTCCAGCTGCACAACAGGGTCGAACTGGTGCGATACGCCATCGAGCGGGGTCTCGACGACGAGTGA